From a single Aspergillus puulaauensis MK2 DNA, chromosome 2, nearly complete sequence genomic region:
- the erg8 gene encoding phosphomevalonate kinase (COG:I;~EggNog:ENOG410PJBM;~InterPro:IPR013750,IPR035102,IPR016005,IPR006204, IPR036554,IPR020568,IPR014721;~PFAM:PF00288,PF08544;~go_function: GO:0004631 - phosphomevalonate kinase activity [Evidence IEA];~go_function: GO:0005524 - ATP binding [Evidence IEA]), which produces MSYKSSATTAVSAPGKVLLTGGYLVLDRNYTGTVFALNARIHVVVQQLRKGHRRGQSSEAEVENGNIDTGKDGEDLIVVRSPQFVGAVWEYGIQRRENGGGIKVVQKNDGRGNPFVETSLNYALTYISYVADSKDFGSLSITILADNDYYSETAFSRAGDRNTGGFVNFGVPLHEAHKTGLGSSAALVTSLVSALVIHRTMQPDDIGAARDKLHNLAQAAHCAAQGKVGSGFDVAAAVYGSCLYRRFSPSILESIGDAGRPGFDERLFNVVEDADPEHPWDTECLDFGMTLPRGMQMVLCDVECGSQTPSMVKKVLEWRKQNQQEADLLWNALQSNNERLCLELKQLSQNPEKGFDDVRSLIERSRNHIRSMTTKSDVPIEPKVQTELLDAISEVEGVVGGVVPGAGGYDALAVIIRDEAEVIDRLKQLFENWESKVEDDFGGKVGQVRLLGVRHGSLGLENESLEQYRVWL; this is translated from the exons ATGTCCTATAAATCCTCCGCGACCACCGCCGTGTCTGCTCCCGGCAAGGTCTTACTTACTGGCGGGTACCTCGTTCTAGATAGAAACTACACAGGCACCGTGTTCGCTCTCAACGCCCGGATCCACGTTGTCGTGCAACAGCTCCGAAAGGGCCACCGAAGAGGGCAATCTTCCGAAGCCGAGGTGGAAAATGGGAACATTGATACTGGGAAGGATGGTGAAGACTTGATTGTGGTTCGCTCGCCCCAATTCGTGGGTGCTGTGTGGGAATACGGTATTCAACGCCGTGAAAATGGCGGGGGGATTAAGGTCGTACAAAAGAATGATGG ACGAGGCAATCCTTTTGTTGAAACCTCCTTGAATTACGCCTTGACTTACATCAGCTATGTGGCCGACTCGAAGGACTTTGGCTCCCTATCCATCACGATCCTCGCCGACAACGACTATTATTCCGAGACGGCCTTTTCAAGAGCCGGGGATCGTAACACTGGGGGATTTGTGAACTTTGGGGTCCCGCTCCACGAGGCGCATAAGACCGGCCTTGGTTCTTCTGCGGCCTTGGTTACTTCTCTGGTATCTGCCCTGGTAATCCACCGCACCATGCAGCCTGACGATATCGGTGCGGCTCGTGATAAGTTGCATAATCTGGCGCAGGCCGCTCATTGTGCAGCCCAAGGAAAGGTTGGATCTGGATTCGACGTTGCCGCTGCTGTCTACGGTTCCTGCCTCTATCGCAGATTCTCGCCCTCTATTCTGGAATCCATCGGTGATGCGGGTCGTCCTGGATTCGACGAGAGGCTATTCAATGTTGTAGAGGACGCCGATCCAGAACATCCCTGGGACACAGAGTGCTTGGACTTTGGCATGACCCTTCCCCGCGGGATGCAAATGGTTCTTTGTGATGTCGAGTGTGGTTCCCAAACTCCGTCTATGGTGAAAAAAGTGCTGGAGTGGCGGAAACAAAACCAGCAAGAGGCCGACCTTCTTTGGAACGCTCTCCAGTCGAACAACGAACGGCTATGTCTCGAACTTAAACAGCTGTCACAGAACCCGGAAAAGGGCTTTGATGACGTCCGTAGTTTGATCGAACGGTCCCGCAATCATATTCGCAGCATGACTACCAAATCCGACGTTCCCATTGAACCAAAGGTACAGACGGAGCTACTTGATGCCATTTCCGAGGTTGAGGGTGTCGTTGGCGGAGTCGTTCCTGGTGCAGGAGGCTACGATGCTTTGGCGGTTATAATCCGAGACGAAGCAGAGGTCATCGATCGACTGAAGCAGCTCTTTGAGAACTGGGAGAGCAAGGTGGAGGACGATTTCGGAGGGAAAGTCGGCCAGGTTCGTCTCCTTGGTGTACGCCACGGCTCTCTTGGCCTGGAGAACGAATCACTGGAGCAATATCGCGTGTGGTTGTAG